The proteins below come from a single Alnus glutinosa chromosome 9, dhAlnGlut1.1, whole genome shotgun sequence genomic window:
- the LOC133876740 gene encoding uncharacterized protein LOC133876740, whose amino-acid sequence MEAQRVVVIQDASREVSSSAIGWALHGLSLKPGDKLTLLAVIHQVKTPSTLSFMRSKSPLGYRSRVGSSSMLGANERIVEIEVARKTNEYQNSIELGRISQLYEANQVEVDIEVAAGASPKAIALKAAINLKATWDEDIDSDNSIEEDTPPVYHDDHDKVNAAGIRNIKCDYIPRKMKKDREYFLEKLSCGISRIKRNNKIEQLRGPKAIAIDKQYSAEMKCNSSQVMYDEMMPGSPEEEDLFSIDLSPHNY is encoded by the exons ATGGAAGCTCAGAGGGTGGTGGTGATCCAGGATGCATCGAGAGAAGTTAGTTCGAGCGCCATCGGGTGGGCGCTCCACGGCTTATCACTTAAGCCTGGAGATAAGCTCACCCTCCTAGCAGTCATTCATCAGGTTAAAACCCCTAGTACGTTATCTTTCATGCGAAGCAAAAGCCCAT TGGGATACAGAAGCAGAGTGGGTTCCAGTTCAATGCTCGGAGCAAATGAGAGAATCGTTGAGATAGAAGTAGCTAGGAAAACGAACGAGTATCAAAATAGCATCGAACTTGGTCGGATTTCTCAACTGTATGAAGCCAACCAG GTTGAAGTTGACATAGAGGTGGCTGCAGGAGCTTCACCTAAGGCAATCGCTTTAAAAGCAGCCATAAATCTAAAGGCAACATGG GATGAAGATATTGACAGTGATAACTCCATAGAAGAGGATACACCACCAGTTTATCATGATGATCATGACAAAGTCAATGCAGCAGGCATCAGAAACATAAAATGTGATTATATTCCAAG GAAGATGAAGAAAGATAGGGAATACTTCCTAGAGAAGCTTTCATGTGGAATATCGAGGATCAAGCGGAATAACAAGATTGAACAACTGAGAGGACCAAAAGCAATAGCAATAGATAAACAGTACTCTGCAGAGATGAAATGTAACAGCAGCCAAGTAATGTATGATGAAATGATGCCGGGGTCTCCAGAAGAGGAGGATCTTTTCAGCATAGACCTTTCTCCTcacaattattaa